In Ursus arctos isolate Adak ecotype North America unplaced genomic scaffold, UrsArc2.0 scaffold_3, whole genome shotgun sequence, one DNA window encodes the following:
- the RNF133 gene encoding E3 ubiquitin-protein ligase RNF133 has product MNLLRIGTHGNNTASSWLMKFSFLWLLSQNCCRASAVWTAYMNISFHVGNRMLSELGETGVFGRSSTLKRVAGVIVPPEGKTQNACNPNTSFRRPKTSENWLALVERGGCSFSQKIKVAVEKGASGVIIYNFPGTGNQVFPMFHQAFEDIVVVMIGNLKGMEILHLIQKGVHVTVIVEVGRKHIIWMNHYFVSFVIVTTATLAYFIFYHIWKLWVARIQNRRWQQLTTDLKKAFGQLQLRVLKEGDEEISPNGDSCVVCFELYKPNDTVRVLTCKHFFHKNCIDPWILAHGTCPMCKCDVLKALGIKVDVEDGTESLQVLMSNELSGNLPSEEGTNNELPPARGSDEVTPVVEGEEPPPPQNDRQPPAVAEDVHPSP; this is encoded by the coding sequence ATGAATCTGCTCAGGATTGGCACTCACGGAAACAACACTGCATCTTCCTGGCTTatgaaattcagttttctttGGCTTCTTAGTCAGAACTGTTGCAGAGCTAGTGCTGTTTGGACTGCTTACATGAACATATCATTTCACGTTGGGAATCGCATGTTGTCAGAGTTGGGGGAAACCGGAGTATTTGGAAGAAGCTCCACTTTGAAGAGAGTGGCAGGAGTTATTGTGCCACCTGAGGGGAAAACTCAAAATGCATGCAACCCCAATACCAGTTTCAGAAGACCAAAGACCTCGGAGAACTGGCTCGCACTCGTTGAACGGGGAGGTTGTAGCTTCTCGCAGAAAATTAAGGTGGCCGTTGAGAAGGGAGCCAGCGGAGTGATCATCTACAACTTTCCAGGAACTGGTAATCAGGTTTTTCCCATGTTTCATCAGGCATTTGAAGACATTGTTGTGGTGATGATTGGTAACCTAAAGGGCATGGAGATTTTGCACTTAATTCAGAAGGGAGTTCATGTTACAGTCATAGTAGAGGTGGGGAGAAAACACATCATCTGGATGAATCACTATTTTGTGTCTTTTGTGATTGTCACAACTGCTACTTTAGCATATTTCATCTTTTATCATATCTGGAAACTTTGGGTAGCAAGGATTCAGAACCGGAGATGGCAGCAGTTAACAACTGATCTCAAGAAAGCCTTTGGCCAGCTCCAGCTTCGGGTACTGAAGGAGGGGGATGAGGAAATCAGTCCGAATGGAGATAGCTGCGTAGTTTGCTTTGAACTCTATAAGCCTAATGATACAGTTCGTGTTCTCACTTGTAAACACTTTTTCCATAAGAATTGCATCGACCCCTGGATTCTGGCCCATGGGACATGTCCTATGTGCAAATGTGACGTTCTTAAAGCTTTGGGCATTAAGGTAGATGTTGAAGATGGAACAGAATCTCTGCAAGTTCTCATGTCCAATGAATTGTCTGGTAACCTCCCTAGTGAAGAGGGGACAAACAACGAACTTCCTCCTGCAAGAGGGTCTGACGAAGTGACCCCtgtggtggagggggaggagccccctcctccccagaacGACAGGCAGCCTCCTGCAGTAGCGGAAGATGTTCATCCTTCACCTTGA
- the RNF148 gene encoding RING finger protein 148, which translates to MSLLRITPSAPSSVSSRLLRLSIFLLLSLPDSKGKAIWTAHLNITFQVGNRIISELGESGVFGNHSPLERVSGAVVLPEGWNQNACNPMTNFSRPEQADSWLALIERGGCTFTHKINVAAEKGANGVIIYNYPGTGNKVFPMSHQGTENIVAVMIGNLKGMELLHLIQKGVYVTIIIEVGRMHMPWLSHYVMSLFTFLAATVAYLFLYCAWRPRVHNASTRRRRQIKADVKKAIGQLQLRVLKEGDKELEPNEDSCVVCFDIYKPQDVVRILTCKHFFHKACIDPWLLAHRTCPMCKCDILKT; encoded by the coding sequence ATGAGCCTACTTCGAATTACTCCTTCAGCTCCTAGTTCTGTGTCATCACGACTGTTGAGGCTTAGCATCTTTCTACTACTTAGCCTTCCTGACTCTAAAGGAAAAGCCATTTGGACAGCCCACCTGAATATAACCTTTCAGGTGGGAAATCGGATTATATCAGAATTAGGAGAGAGTGGAGTGTTCGGCAATCATTCTCCTTTGGAAAGGGTGTCTGGTGCGGTGGTACTTCCTGAAGGATGGAATCAGAATGCTTGTAATCCTATGACCAACTTCAGCAGACCTGAACAGGCAGACTCTTGGTTGGCCCTCATTGAACGGGGAGGCTGTACTTTTACACATAAAATCAATGTggcagcagagaagggagcaaATGGGGTGATCATCTATAACTATCCAGGTACGGGCAACAAGGTGTTTCCCATGTCTCACCAGGGAACAGAAAATATAGTCGCGGTGATGATAGGCAACTTGAAAGGCATGGAGCTTTTGCACTTGATTCAGAAGGGAGTCTATGTGACGATCATCATTGAAGTGGGGAGAATGCACATGCCATGGCTGAGCCATTATGTTATGTCTCTGTTCACCTTCCTGGCTGCCACAGTTGCCTACCTTTTCTTGTACTGTGCATGGAGACCTAGAGTGCACAATGCTTCCACCAGGAGGCGAAGACAGATAAAAGCAGATGTGAAGAAAGCTATTGGTCAGCTTCAACTGCGAGTGCTCAAGGAAGGGGATAAGGAACTAGAGCCAAATGAAGACAGTTGTGTTGTTTGCTTTGACATATACAAACCCCAAGACGTAGTACGTATTTTAACttgcaaacattttttccatAAAGCGTGCATTGATCCCTGGCTTTTAGCCCATAGGACATGCCCCATGTGCAAGTGTGACATTCTGAAAACTTAA